Proteins from a genomic interval of Campylobacter concisus:
- the tatA gene encoding twin-arginine translocase TatA/TatE family subunit: protein MGSFSIGHWLVVLAIIVLLFGAKKIPELAKGLGKGIKTFKAEMEDTTPEKSEKVEHKEENADSQKIEETTKNA, encoded by the coding sequence ATGGGTTCTTTTAGTATTGGTCACTGGCTAGTTGTTTTAGCGATTATTGTTTTACTTTTTGGAGCAAAGAAGATCCCAGAACTTGCAAAAGGACTAGGCAAAGGTATAAAGACTTTTAAGGCTGAGATGGAGGATACAACCCCTGAAAAAAGTGAGAAAGTCGAGCATAAAGAAGAGAATGCTGATAGTCAAAAAATAGAAGAAACAACTAAAAACGCATAG
- a CDS encoding acetyltransferase gives MQDIVLVGGGGHCKSVIDVIESEAKFNIIGIIDTTENIGKKVLGYEIIGSDDDLVKVFKSCKNAVVTVGQIKSSEPRKRLFALLKEIGFILPTIVSPLAYISKHASVGEGTVVMHHALINAGASVGKNCIINTKALVEHDATIGDHCHISTASVVNGGVVVQDGTFFGSNATSKEYIVIGKNSIIGGGTSVMRSLEQNAFIKV, from the coding sequence GTGCAAGATATAGTTTTAGTAGGTGGCGGTGGGCACTGTAAAAGTGTGATAGATGTCATCGAGAGCGAAGCTAAATTTAATATAATTGGTATCATAGATACGACAGAAAATATTGGCAAAAAGGTGCTTGGCTATGAGATCATCGGTAGCGATGATGATCTGGTTAAGGTTTTTAAATCATGCAAAAATGCTGTGGTGACGGTTGGGCAGATAAAAAGTAGCGAGCCTAGAAAAAGGCTGTTTGCGCTACTAAAAGAGATAGGTTTTATACTTCCAACCATAGTCTCGCCACTTGCGTATATCTCAAAGCACGCAAGTGTAGGTGAGGGAACGGTTGTGATGCATCATGCCTTGATCAACGCTGGTGCAAGTGTCGGCAAAAACTGCATCATAAACACAAAAGCACTTGTTGAGCATGACGCAACTATCGGCGATCACTGCCATATCTCAACAGCAAGTGTGGTAAATGGCGGCGTTGTCGTGCAGGATGGGACATTCTTTGGTAGCAATGCAACTAGCAAAGAGTATATAGTGATAGGTAAAAATTCTATCATAGGTGGCGGAACTAGCGTGATGAGAAGCTTGGAGCAAAACGCTTTTATAAAGGTATAA
- the argS gene encoding arginine--tRNA ligase, which produces MKNKIKAEISKVLEREFVLEKPKDKNLAHYATPLFSLAKELRKSPSMIASEFADKFSDSKIVEASAVNGYLNFKLKSEFLDEISKQILLDSENFAKEDVKKDSYLIEYISANPTGPLHIGHVRGAVYGDTLARLGKRLGYAISTEYYINDAGNQIDLLGTSISLAAKEQLFNESVVYPEKYYRGDYILDIAKLVNEKFGKEIFYDKSRNLELAEFGKDIVLEIIKKDLADVGIFIESWASEKALYDGLEPTINKLKRSNQMYEKEGATYIASTTLGDDNDRVVVRNDGRPTYLAGDIIYHNAKFEKNFDHYINIWGADHHGYIARLKAAINFLGYDENKLEVILMQMVSLLKDGKPYKMSKRAGNAVLMSDIVSEIGAEALRFIFISKANTSSLEFDVDELKKEDSSNPIFYINYAHARINQIFTKAEKSVNDVINADFECLDENAKNLLFEALILPEILEDAFISRQLQKIPDYLKSLAASFHKFYNENRVVGNENEDSLLKVFAVVAISIKTAFNIMGITAKDRM; this is translated from the coding sequence TTGAAAAATAAAATAAAAGCTGAAATTTCAAAGGTTTTAGAGCGTGAATTTGTGCTTGAAAAGCCAAAAGATAAAAATTTAGCCCATTATGCTACGCCACTTTTTAGCCTAGCAAAGGAGTTAAGAAAGTCTCCATCTATGATAGCTAGCGAGTTTGCCGATAAATTTAGTGATAGCAAAATAGTTGAAGCTAGTGCAGTAAATGGCTACTTAAATTTCAAGCTAAAAAGCGAGTTTTTAGATGAAATTTCAAAGCAAATTTTGCTAGACAGCGAAAATTTTGCAAAAGAAGATGTGAAAAAAGATAGCTATTTAATAGAATACATTAGCGCAAATCCAACTGGGCCACTTCACATCGGACACGTTAGAGGTGCAGTTTACGGCGATACTTTGGCAAGACTTGGCAAAAGACTTGGCTACGCTATCTCAACAGAATACTACATAAACGACGCCGGTAATCAAATCGATCTGCTTGGCACTTCGATATCGCTTGCGGCAAAAGAGCAGCTTTTTAACGAAAGTGTTGTATATCCAGAGAAATACTACCGCGGGGATTATATTTTAGATATTGCTAAGCTTGTAAATGAGAAATTTGGCAAGGAAATTTTTTATGATAAGAGTAGAAACCTCGAACTTGCCGAGTTTGGCAAGGATATCGTACTTGAGATCATCAAAAAAGATTTGGCGGACGTTGGGATATTTATAGAGAGCTGGGCTAGTGAAAAGGCTCTTTATGACGGCCTAGAGCCAACTATAAACAAACTAAAACGTTCAAATCAAATGTATGAAAAAGAGGGCGCTACTTATATCGCTTCAACCACGCTTGGTGATGATAACGATAGGGTTGTGGTTAGAAATGACGGCAGACCAACATATCTAGCTGGCGACATCATCTATCATAACGCTAAATTTGAGAAAAATTTTGATCATTATATAAACATTTGGGGTGCTGACCACCACGGATATATCGCAAGGCTAAAGGCTGCGATAAATTTCCTTGGATACGATGAAAATAAGCTTGAAGTAATACTTATGCAGATGGTTAGTCTGCTAAAAGATGGTAAGCCGTACAAGATGAGCAAGCGCGCTGGTAATGCCGTGCTGATGAGCGATATCGTAAGTGAGATCGGTGCTGAGGCGCTTAGATTTATCTTTATAAGCAAGGCAAATACGAGTAGTTTGGAATTTGACGTAGATGAGCTTAAAAAAGAGGATAGCTCAAATCCTATCTTTTATATAAACTACGCTCACGCTAGGATAAATCAAATTTTTACAAAGGCTGAAAAAAGCGTTAATGACGTGATAAATGCGGACTTTGAATGCCTAGATGAAAATGCCAAAAATTTACTTTTCGAAGCGCTAATCTTGCCTGAAATTTTAGAAGATGCTTTTATCTCAAGGCAGCTTCAAAAGATACCAGACTATTTGAAGTCGCTGGCTGCTAGCTTTCATAAATTTTATAATGAAAACCGTGTGGTTGGAAATGAAAACGAAGATAGCTTACTAAAAGTTTTTGCAGTTGTCGCTATCTCGATAAAAACAGCATTTAATATAATGGGAATTACGGCTAAAGATAGGATGTAA
- a CDS encoding UDP-N-acetylglucosamine 4,6-dehydratase, whose translation MDILSLIGRTKNLFEDDINALDKDLKEIVSSSSFLVIGGAGSIGSAVTKEIFIRDPEKLYVVDISENNLVELVRDIRSEFGYINGDFKTFAIDVASAEFDALLAQSGGFDYVLNLSALKHVRSEKDPFTLMRMLETNILNTDKTLAQAFSMKSKKYFCVSTDKAANPVNLMGASKRIMEMFAFRHSLNIDVSMARFANVAFSDGSLLFGFQKRIEKFQPIVAPNDVRRYFLTPKESGELCLLSTIFGENRDIFFPKLDENLDLITFSEIAKRYLANLGYEPFLCENEEEARKLAKELPKDGFYPCLFAPSDTTGEKDYEEFFVDGERLDMQRLQNIGIVKNDANFDSKKLEIFKNNILNLKSSLTWSKEDILREVFELIPNFMHKETGKYLDEKM comes from the coding sequence ATGGATATCTTAAGCCTAATAGGACGCACGAAAAATCTCTTTGAAGATGACATAAATGCACTTGATAAAGACCTAAAAGAGATAGTCTCAAGCTCAAGCTTTCTAGTTATCGGTGGGGCAGGATCTATAGGCTCTGCCGTGACAAAAGAGATCTTTATAAGAGACCCCGAAAAACTCTACGTCGTTGATATCTCTGAAAACAACCTTGTTGAGCTAGTGCGTGACATAAGAAGTGAGTTTGGATATATAAATGGTGACTTTAAAACTTTTGCCATAGATGTTGCAAGTGCCGAGTTTGACGCACTTTTGGCACAAAGTGGTGGATTTGACTACGTGTTAAATTTATCAGCGCTAAAGCATGTTAGAAGTGAAAAAGATCCATTTACACTCATGAGGATGCTTGAAACAAATATCCTTAACACTGACAAAACGCTGGCTCAAGCCTTTAGTATGAAGTCAAAAAAATACTTTTGCGTTAGCACCGATAAGGCCGCAAATCCTGTAAATTTAATGGGAGCTAGCAAGCGCATCATGGAGATGTTTGCGTTTAGGCACTCTTTAAATATCGACGTCTCAATGGCTAGGTTTGCAAACGTGGCATTTAGCGACGGCTCACTTCTTTTTGGATTTCAAAAGCGCATAGAAAAATTTCAGCCTATAGTCGCCCCAAACGACGTCAGGCGCTACTTCCTAACGCCAAAAGAGAGCGGCGAGCTTTGTCTTTTAAGTACCATTTTTGGTGAAAATAGAGATATATTTTTCCCAAAACTAGATGAAAATTTAGACCTTATAACATTTAGCGAGATAGCCAAGCGCTACTTGGCTAATTTAGGATACGAGCCATTTTTATGTGAAAATGAGGAGGAGGCCAGAAAGCTTGCAAAAGAGCTTCCAAAAGATGGCTTTTACCCTTGCCTTTTTGCGCCTAGTGACACGACTGGAGAGAAGGACTATGAGGAGTTTTTCGTTGACGGCGAAAGACTTGACATGCAAAGACTTCAAAATATCGGCATAGTCAAAAATGATGCAAATTTTGACAGCAAAAAGCTAGAAATTTTTAAAAACAATATCTTAAATTTAAAATCAAGCTTGACATGGAGCAAAGAGGACATTTTGCGCGAAGTTTTCGAGCTTATACCGAATTTTATGCATAAAGAAACAGGAAAGTATCTCGATGAGAAAATGTGA
- the gmk gene encoding guanylate kinase, translated as MQGQILVVSGPSGSGKSTLLGRLLKEEKDLYFSISSTTRAKREGEVDGVDYYFIKEDEFKSGIEKGEFLEWAQVHKNYYGTSLKSVLAALEAGKIVIFDIDVQGFHIALERFKSYITSVFITTSNKKELKKRLKNRGTDSEETIENRLMNAVGEMEHILEYDYFLVNDDIEKSYKGLKSILRAMRLKSTKIDLRRVIDEWIDC; from the coding sequence TTGCAAGGACAAATTTTAGTAGTTTCTGGGCCTAGTGGAAGTGGGAAAAGTACGCTTTTGGGCCGTCTTTTAAAGGAAGAGAAGGATCTTTATTTTTCTATTTCAAGCACGACTAGGGCAAAAAGAGAAGGCGAAGTCGATGGAGTGGATTATTATTTTATAAAAGAAGATGAGTTTAAAAGTGGCATAGAAAAGGGCGAATTTTTAGAATGGGCGCAGGTGCATAAAAACTATTATGGCACGAGCCTAAAATCTGTTTTGGCAGCACTTGAGGCTGGAAAGATAGTTATATTTGACATCGACGTACAGGGTTTTCACATCGCACTTGAGAGATTTAAAAGCTATATCACTTCAGTTTTTATCACAACTTCAAATAAAAAAGAGCTTAAAAAGCGCTTGAAAAACCGCGGAACTGATAGTGAGGAGACGATAGAAAATCGCCTAATGAACGCAGTTGGTGAGATGGAGCACATCTTAGAATATGATTATTTTTTAGTAAATGATGACATTGAAAAGAGTTATAAGGGCCTAAAATCAATTCTTAGAGCGATGAGGTTAAAAAGCACAAAAATAGACTTAAGACGCGTTATTGATGAGTGGATAGATTGCTAG
- a CDS encoding LegC family aminotransferase, translated as MRKCDFDEVLKFIKSTFGKDKVPLHEPKFIGNEKKYLLECIDSSFVSSVGKFVDELESKLAQMVGAKFAVATTNGTSALHICLKLAGVGQDDEVITQPVTFIATCNAISYLFAKPVFVDVDLDTLGMSPAALSEFLEKNCKLKGGKCVNKTSGRIVRACVPMHTFGLPCKIDEIAKICKRWNIVLVEDCAESLGSYYKGTHTGNFGKLAAMSFNGNKIVTSGGGGAIITNDEEIAKHAKFITTTAKVPHPFEYRHSEIGYNYRLPNLNAALLVAQLENLELFLKSKRELAMIYKEYFSKFDDVKFIDEPADARSNFWLNAVLFESHEKRDEFLKFSNENGVFTRPIWQLMNELDMFKDCQRDELKNAKFLSDRIVNIPSSARV; from the coding sequence ATGAGAAAATGTGATTTTGACGAGGTTTTGAAATTTATAAAAAGCACCTTTGGCAAGGATAAAGTCCCGCTTCACGAGCCTAAATTTATAGGCAATGAGAAAAAATATCTACTTGAGTGCATCGACTCTAGTTTCGTCTCAAGTGTCGGTAAATTTGTAGATGAGCTTGAGAGTAAGCTAGCTCAAATGGTTGGTGCTAAATTCGCAGTTGCTACGACAAATGGCACCTCTGCGCTTCATATCTGCTTAAAGCTAGCTGGTGTTGGCCAAGATGACGAAGTGATCACACAGCCAGTTACCTTTATAGCCACTTGCAATGCCATTAGCTACCTTTTTGCAAAGCCAGTTTTTGTGGATGTCGACCTTGACACGCTTGGTATGTCGCCAGCAGCGCTTAGCGAGTTTTTAGAGAAAAACTGCAAGCTAAAAGGCGGCAAATGTGTAAATAAAACTAGCGGCAGGATAGTGCGTGCTTGCGTGCCTATGCATACTTTTGGACTACCTTGTAAGATAGATGAGATAGCTAAAATTTGCAAGCGTTGGAATATCGTTTTGGTAGAAGACTGTGCCGAGAGCCTTGGTAGCTACTACAAAGGCACTCATACAGGGAATTTTGGCAAGCTTGCAGCGATGAGTTTTAATGGCAATAAGATCGTCACAAGTGGAGGTGGCGGAGCTATCATCACAAACGATGAGGAGATAGCAAAGCACGCCAAATTTATCACCACAACGGCCAAGGTGCCACATCCTTTTGAGTATCGTCACAGCGAGATCGGCTACAACTACCGCTTGCCAAATTTAAATGCAGCTCTGCTTGTGGCACAGCTTGAAAATTTGGAGCTATTTTTAAAGAGCAAACGCGAACTTGCGATGATCTATAAAGAGTATTTTTCTAAATTTGATGATGTGAAATTTATAGATGAACCAGCGGACGCTAGGTCAAATTTTTGGCTAAACGCAGTGCTCTTTGAAAGTCATGAAAAACGAGATGAGTTTTTGAAATTTAGTAATGAAAATGGCGTTTTTACGCGTCCTATCTGGCAGCTCATGAATGAGCTTGATATGTTTAAGGACTGCCAAAGAGACGAGCTAAAAAATGCTAAATTTTTAAGCGATAGGATAGTAAATATCCCAAGCAGCGCAAGAGTTTAG
- a CDS encoding Highly acidic protein: MKVALVNKNPAVSRLITLSLNKLGIEYSEFDDVNSVGDQFDYIIIDSDMDSSDVNLNQKIMYLAPRGGEKPDFADVMLEKPFLPTEFISLFEQNKNTDNDKELELGLDEPANFNDFDESNKNFDDLENFELPEIDMGLENLAKEDDEAENFDNEALDDEFLKEELSELETEDLKDKDISFDETDTELIDDDIINDIASKYMADSEDMDKSLEQNNELPVIKEEHSDDFDELSSLVDEIDDMGESDLADEEAKNELDKMVEQNSQNLETAELNEDFVDDISQSKKELSEIESLDKELNEESSEDSENFDELETDFGNDENFEPESSEANLIDEASQNLEEDIDEESTQEAEDISLDEDIDLENEPTKEDHEEISEEVLAQEDLGMVDEVFEEENFKEEMLGSLNFDVASIEEIDENTMQAAFGLNNAPQTSSCYETKIDADYKEELTKKITKHVHESLNESSLRDVLKDMNIKINISFEEK; the protein is encoded by the coding sequence ATGAAAGTTGCACTTGTAAACAAAAACCCAGCAGTTTCTCGCCTTATAACGTTAAGTTTAAATAAACTAGGCATAGAATATAGCGAATTTGACGATGTTAATAGTGTTGGAGATCAATTTGATTATATTATCATCGATAGTGATATGGATAGCAGCGATGTTAATTTAAATCAAAAGATAATGTATCTAGCACCTAGAGGCGGTGAAAAGCCAGATTTTGCTGATGTTATGCTTGAAAAGCCCTTTTTACCAACAGAATTTATTAGTTTATTTGAACAAAACAAAAATACTGACAATGATAAAGAACTTGAGCTTGGACTAGATGAGCCTGCAAATTTTAATGACTTTGACGAAAGCAATAAAAACTTTGATGATTTAGAAAATTTTGAGCTTCCAGAAATTGACATGGGTCTTGAAAATTTAGCAAAAGAAGATGATGAAGCAGAGAATTTTGATAATGAGGCTTTAGACGATGAGTTTTTAAAAGAGGAGCTAAGTGAACTAGAGACCGAGGATTTAAAGGATAAAGATATCAGTTTTGATGAAACAGACACTGAACTCATAGATGATGATATTATAAATGACATAGCTAGCAAATATATGGCTGATTCAGAAGATATGGATAAATCCTTAGAGCAAAACAATGAGCTGCCTGTGATAAAAGAAGAGCATAGCGATGACTTTGATGAGCTTAGTTCGCTTGTGGATGAGATAGATGATATGGGTGAGAGCGACTTGGCTGATGAAGAGGCTAAAAACGAGCTTGATAAAATGGTCGAGCAAAATTCTCAAAATTTAGAAACTGCCGAGCTTAATGAAGATTTTGTAGATGATATAAGTCAAAGTAAAAAAGAGCTCAGCGAGATCGAGTCTTTGGATAAAGAGCTAAACGAAGAATCTAGCGAAGATAGCGAAAATTTTGATGAGCTAGAGACAGATTTTGGCAATGATGAAAATTTTGAGCCTGAAAGCAGCGAGGCAAATTTGATAGATGAAGCTAGTCAAAATTTAGAGGAAGATATAGATGAAGAATCTACTCAGGAAGCAGAGGATATTTCTTTGGATGAAGATATAGACCTTGAAAATGAGCCAACCAAAGAAGATCATGAAGAAATTTCTGAAGAAGTCCTTGCTCAAGAAGATCTAGGTATGGTAGATGAGGTATTTGAGGAAGAAAATTTTAAAGAAGAGATGTTGGGTAGCCTAAATTTTGATGTAGCGTCTATTGAAGAAATAGATGAAAATACGATGCAAGCAGCATTTGGATTAAATAATGCACCACAAACTAGCTCATGCTATGAAACAAAAATCGATGCTGACTATAAAGAAGAGCTAACCAAAAAGATCACAAAACACGTCCATGAGTCGTTAAATGAAAGCTCGCTAAGAGATGTGCTAAAAGATATGAACATAAAGATAAATATAAGTTTTGAGGAAAAGTAG
- the fliR gene encoding flagellar biosynthetic protein FliR — MELVEFFGADKVITFMLLFARLSGLIVFFPFFSHNQIPLSVKTLLVFALCIVLFPLSHAHEHAINFLIMEILSEAMLGLCAGLLLNIVFAILQMAGEQISMIMGFSMASVLDPQTGTNSPVIANILNFIALLAFLMLDGHHLILQFYSTSLSAIPLGDFYPRSGVMSYALKLFGNLFMFGFVLAFPIIALSILSDAIFGMLMKTMPQFNLLVVGYPIKVSIGFSVLIAILAGIIKIITDMMVQILNDMPALFF; from the coding sequence ATGGAGTTAGTCGAGTTTTTTGGAGCTGATAAAGTCATAACCTTTATGCTCCTTTTTGCACGTCTTAGTGGGCTTATCGTATTTTTTCCATTCTTTTCTCACAATCAAATCCCGCTTAGCGTAAAAACTTTGCTAGTTTTTGCTCTTTGTATTGTGCTTTTTCCATTATCTCACGCTCATGAGCATGCTATAAATTTTTTGATCATGGAAATTTTAAGTGAGGCTATGCTCGGACTTTGCGCTGGGCTTTTGCTAAATATCGTTTTTGCAATACTTCAAATGGCTGGCGAGCAGATCTCGATGATTATGGGTTTTTCGATGGCTTCAGTGCTTGATCCACAAACCGGTACAAATTCACCAGTGATCGCAAATATTTTAAATTTTATCGCGCTTCTTGCATTTTTGATGCTTGATGGGCACCATTTAATATTGCAGTTTTATTCCACTTCACTTTCTGCTATACCGCTTGGAGATTTTTATCCAAGAAGCGGTGTGATGAGCTACGCCCTAAAGCTCTTTGGCAATCTTTTTATGTTTGGATTTGTTCTGGCTTTCCCTATTATCGCACTTTCTATACTTTCAGATGCTATTTTTGGCATGCTTATGAAAACTATGCCACAATTTAACCTATTGGTTGTTGGCTATCCTATTAAAGTAAGTATTGGCTTTTCGGTTTTGATAGCTATTTTAGCCGGCATTATAAAAATCATAACTGATATGATGGTGCAGATTTTAAACGATATGCCAGCACTATTTTTTTAA
- a CDS encoding class I SAM-dependent methyltransferase produces the protein MLSFDDFKNMASDNSLNDNEKVGFPDIYRKGTEENIFPDILQKLNIKPDNEKTKIIMDIGCGCSSPVKSLIEYAKKNSFTLYLIDSKEMLDNLSNEPFIIKIAHEFPCDYGYESLYSKVDYIIVYSVLHYVVYHANYLKFLDTCVELLKSGGLLIGDIPNISKKKRFLSSEAGRDSHMKWSSSKTFPNICWNKLESLCIDDSVIFSILQRYRSMGCESYLLEQLSGLPMNNTREDILIVKQ, from the coding sequence ATGCTTAGTTTTGATGATTTTAAGAACATGGCTTCGGACAATTCATTAAATGATAATGAAAAGGTTGGCTTTCCTGATATTTACAGAAAAGGCACCGAAGAAAATATATTTCCAGATATTTTACAAAAGTTAAACATTAAACCAGACAATGAAAAAACTAAAATCATAATGGACATAGGATGTGGTTGTTCTAGTCCTGTAAAGTCTCTTATAGAATATGCTAAAAAAAATAGTTTTACTCTATATTTAATTGATTCAAAAGAAATGTTAGATAATTTGTCAAATGAGCCATTTATTATTAAAATCGCTCATGAATTTCCATGTGATTATGGCTATGAAAGCTTATACTCAAAAGTGGACTATATTATTGTTTACTCTGTTTTGCATTATGTCGTATATCATGCTAATTATTTAAAATTTTTAGATACTTGCGTAGAGCTCTTAAAGAGTGGGGGGCTATTGATCGGCGATATTCCTAATATAAGCAAAAAGAAACGTTTTTTATCATCAGAGGCTGGTCGTGACTCTCACATGAAGTGGTCATCGTCTAAAACTTTTCCAAATATTTGTTGGAATAAACTAGAGTCACTTTGTATAGACGACAGTGTAATTTTTTCCATACTCCAAAGGTACCGCTCTATGGGCTGTGAGTCTTATTTGCTTGAGCAGCTTAGTGGTCTTCCTATGAACAACACAAGAGAAGATATTCTGATAGTGAAGCAATAA